Proteins encoded in a region of the Nitrospirota bacterium genome:
- a CDS encoding NADH-quinone oxidoreductase subunit B family protein has protein sequence MFRIIKKSLRKGIVTGTYPESGMPAPEISDPLKKKMKLFKRSLTIREVDTGSCNGCEMEMNALINSIYDAERFGIQIAASPRHADALVVTGPVTVNMQSALKNVYRMTPDPKVVVALGDCAMNCGMFKGCYAVTGPVHKHIPVDLSIPGCPPRPSEILESLRTLLGQK, from the coding sequence ATGTTTCGAATTATAAAAAAGAGCTTAAGAAAGGGGATCGTTACCGGAACCTATCCGGAATCAGGAATGCCGGCTCCTGAAATTTCTGATCCCCTTAAAAAAAAGATGAAGCTATTCAAGCGTTCCCTGACGATCCGCGAGGTCGATACCGGATCGTGCAACGGGTGCGAAATGGAGATGAACGCGTTGATCAATTCAATTTACGATGCAGAGCGGTTTGGCATTCAGATTGCGGCGTCGCCCCGGCACGCCGACGCCCTGGTCGTGACCGGCCCCGTGACCGTGAACATGCAAAGCGCGTTAAAGAATGTTTACCGGATGACCCCTGATCCCAAAGTGGTCGTTGCACTGGGAGATTGCGCGATGAACTGCGGGATGTTTAAAGGATGTTATGCCGTGACCGGTCCGGTACATAAACATATTCCGGTTGACCTTTCGATTCCCGGCTGTCCGCCCAGGCCGAGTGAAATTCTCGAGAGTCTGCGAACACTCCTGGGCCAGAAATAA
- a CDS encoding NADH-quinone oxidoreductase subunit C, which translates to MAEFREALEEFSRRFKNLILSREMVTGIPVYHIGKESLPEIALYLIHHPNLAGTLSMEWAADLRPMKESYRIYTLFSLMKKGFWMILTLDISGKERLYPSITPRIHGAKWYEREIRDMFGLIADGHPDLRRLVRHEHWPKGTHPLKKDFTWNTTLEQKDGTYLYRHIEGEGVFEVPVGPIHAGIIEPGHFRFSVAGEPIMQLEIRLFWKHRGIEKLFENLHLLNGVPLAEKVSGDTTYGHSLCYCQAVESLLALDVPLRAQYLRSLFLEMERLHNHLGDIGAICNDAAYALALAHCGRMKEQVMQLNDRLAGHRFLRGVNRIGGVTLDLEEAQLEGIVSVMSEIEKDFRELSNILFVNASLTDRLETTGLLKERTARDHGAVGVVARASNIDRDVRRDHPFAAYGKLNIKIPVFQYGDVRARVRVRIEETFESLSIIQRICQELPGGSVTVDSNKEASPGEWSLSAVEGWRGEILYFVMAGENGMIHRCKVRDPSFVNWPALQYAVLGNIVPDFPVINKSFNLSYSGNDL; encoded by the coding sequence ATGGCTGAATTCAGGGAAGCGCTTGAGGAATTTTCCAGGAGATTTAAAAACCTGATCCTTTCCCGTGAGATGGTGACTGGCATACCTGTCTATCATATCGGAAAGGAGTCGCTTCCCGAGATTGCGCTCTATTTGATTCACCACCCCAACCTGGCTGGGACCTTGTCCATGGAATGGGCGGCTGATCTGCGTCCCATGAAGGAGAGTTACCGCATTTATACCCTTTTTTCGTTGATGAAGAAAGGATTCTGGATGATACTCACTCTGGATATATCGGGAAAGGAGCGTCTCTACCCATCGATCACTCCCCGAATTCACGGGGCCAAATGGTATGAAAGGGAGATTCGGGATATGTTCGGTCTGATCGCGGATGGTCATCCAGATCTGAGGCGGTTGGTGCGGCATGAACATTGGCCCAAAGGGACGCATCCTTTAAAAAAGGATTTTACCTGGAACACGACGCTGGAGCAAAAGGACGGGACTTACCTTTATCGACATATTGAAGGTGAAGGGGTTTTTGAAGTGCCGGTCGGACCGATACACGCGGGAATTATCGAGCCCGGTCATTTTCGATTTTCGGTGGCCGGGGAGCCGATCATGCAGTTGGAAATCCGTCTCTTTTGGAAGCATCGGGGCATTGAAAAGCTCTTCGAAAATTTACACCTGTTGAACGGAGTCCCGCTGGCGGAAAAAGTCTCGGGGGATACGACCTACGGACACAGTCTCTGTTATTGCCAGGCCGTAGAGTCTCTCCTTGCGCTTGACGTTCCTCTTCGTGCGCAATACCTCAGATCACTCTTTCTGGAAATGGAACGGCTCCACAATCACCTCGGCGATATTGGCGCAATCTGCAACGATGCGGCCTATGCACTCGCACTGGCTCACTGCGGCCGGATGAAGGAGCAGGTCATGCAGCTGAATGATCGATTGGCAGGACACCGGTTCCTGCGGGGTGTGAACAGGATCGGCGGGGTCACTCTTGACCTTGAAGAAGCTCAACTCGAGGGAATCGTATCCGTGATGAGTGAAATCGAAAAAGATTTCAGGGAACTTTCAAATATCTTATTTGTCAATGCTTCTCTCACTGATCGGCTGGAGACGACCGGATTGCTGAAAGAGCGCACTGCAAGAGATCACGGGGCTGTCGGTGTTGTTGCCAGAGCCTCCAATATCGATCGCGATGTCCGTCGGGACCATCCCTTTGCCGCTTACGGCAAACTAAACATTAAAATACCGGTTTTTCAATACGGCGATGTCAGGGCAAGAGTGCGTGTGCGAATCGAAGAGACTTTTGAATCGTTGTCCATCATTCAGAGGATTTGCCAGGAGCTGCCCGGAGGATCTGTGACAGTCGATTCGAACAAAGAAGCAAGTCCCGGAGAATGGAGCTTGTCGGCGGTAGAAGGATGGAGGGGCGAAATCCTTTATTTTGTGATGGCCGGAGAAAATGGGATGATTCATCGATGTAAGGTGAGGGATCCATCCTTTGTCAATTGGCCCGCGCTTCAATATGCGGTGCTCGGAAATATTGTTCCCGACTTTCCGGTGATCAATAAAAGTTTTAACCTGTCCTATTCGGGCAACGATTTATAG
- a CDS encoding protease inhibitor I42 family protein, with translation MGFPDEKESSSTGHSAGFEKLDRYPYFRYIFSRKEFSFNPEMRWRLPVTEQKPKIIRTRVNHPFSIRLWEDRTTANVWHVEFDPLVLSKLDDDFQRTTIATTVDAGNRIFEFKALVPGIHNLLFTKRMGVVVTEERRLFQVTAD, from the coding sequence TTGGGTTTCCCGGATGAGAAAGAATCCAGTTCAACCGGCCATTCGGCGGGGTTTGAAAAACTTGACCGTTACCCCTATTTCAGATATATTTTCTCCAGAAAAGAATTCTCCTTCAATCCAGAAATGAGGTGGCGATTGCCAGTGACTGAGCAGAAACCGAAAATTATTCGCACCCGGGTGAACCATCCATTTTCAATCCGGCTATGGGAAGATCGAACGACTGCAAATGTATGGCATGTCGAATTTGATCCTCTTGTTTTAAGCAAGCTGGATGATGATTTTCAACGAACAACCATAGCGACGACTGTGGATGCAGGAAACCGTATTTTTGAATTTAAGGCGTTAGTTCCGGGAATCCATAATCTTCTATTTACAAAAAGGATGGGGGTCGTCGTAACAGAAGAACGCCGCCTCTTCCAGGTGACAGCCGACTAG
- a CDS encoding respiratory chain complex I subunit 1 family protein, with amino-acid sequence MTFLTLFQAILVLAISPFVSGLIRKIKARLQCRRGPALIQPYYNLVKLFRKEIVSSHDSSWIFIATPYILFSSTLTASLLVPIFLSQVPFNFAGDIITVVYLLALGTFFLMLAGLDSGSPFGGMGSSREAIVAALTEPAMILSIFAVGLTAGSTNLSTIVHKMTLSGGIMSDPPPHLLALAALFIVTLAETGRVPVDNPATHLELTMIHEGMILEYSGRYLALIEWASAIKLLLFLTLISNIFAPWGIATEINLSGVFVGIGVWLAKVSFLGVLISVIESMFAKLRLFRITELLGVAFILSLLSLVFYYILRA; translated from the coding sequence ATGACATTCCTGACGCTTTTTCAGGCCATTTTGGTGTTGGCGATATCTCCATTTGTTTCCGGCCTCATACGTAAAATCAAAGCCCGACTTCAGTGTCGCCGGGGCCCGGCTCTGATTCAACCCTATTACAATCTGGTAAAACTTTTTCGCAAGGAGATTGTCTCCTCGCACGACAGTTCGTGGATCTTCATCGCGACTCCTTACATCCTTTTTTCTTCCACCCTGACTGCGAGTCTCCTGGTTCCGATTTTTCTTTCGCAGGTGCCTTTTAACTTTGCGGGTGACATCATTACGGTCGTCTATCTTCTGGCCCTGGGAACATTTTTCCTGATGCTGGCAGGTTTGGATTCGGGTTCCCCTTTTGGAGGGATGGGGAGCAGCCGGGAGGCGATTGTGGCGGCCTTGACAGAACCCGCAATGATACTCTCTATTTTCGCAGTCGGTCTGACAGCCGGATCGACCAATCTGAGCACCATTGTCCACAAAATGACCCTTTCAGGCGGAATCATGTCCGACCCTCCTCCGCATCTCTTGGCTCTGGCGGCATTATTTATTGTGACGCTTGCAGAAACCGGCCGTGTGCCAGTCGATAATCCGGCGACCCATCTGGAACTGACGATGATTCACGAAGGGATGATTCTGGAGTATTCAGGCCGCTATCTGGCGCTCATTGAATGGGCCTCGGCAATAAAATTGCTCCTTTTCTTAACCCTGATCAGCAATATTTTTGCGCCATGGGGAATTGCGACTGAAATCAATCTTTCTGGCGTGTTCGTTGGTATCGGTGTCTGGTTGGCCAAGGTCTCCTTTCTCGGGGTTTTGATCAGTGTCATTGAGTCGATGTTTGCCAAACTCAGGCTGTTTCGAATTACGGAGTTGTTAGGTGTGGCGTTCATTCTTTCGCTCCTTTCTCTTGTTTTTTATTATATTTTGAGGGCCTGA
- a CDS encoding hydrogenase 4 subunit F: MTVSQMILILLISPLLAGILSLGFRTPKILHGINFVTIVILAAFQFLLTRELLKNGSFFVFHRFFAVDALSLFVLLIVTSVGFTSSIYAWSYLNRHLVQGNISSKRLSRYFFLFHMFMLTMILAILANNLGILWVAIEGTTLATTFLINFFKLKSSLEAGWKYLILCSVGIALALFGTVLMFLSSARALGESNAALEISELIRVAGQLDSHAIKLAFIFILIGYGSKIGWVPMHTWVPEAYAEAPAPVSAMLAGVLETVAFYAVLRVKTVVDAVVPSGFAGYLLILFGFLSFGVAALFILVQRDYKKLFAYSSIEHMGISAIGFGIGSFLGSFGALFHLFNHAISKSLAFFAAGNIHTLFGTREMNKVTGLAKRDPVTALAFLAAGLSLVGMPPFAMFVSEYSVVAALATQIYHTDTFHFGKFMTLIVSNEVRSLALVSLFLLVSLIVFGGFMFRVLGMLWGNPSISPPADRYFKVANIPLLMSIAVILFMGIVLPPSLKEVMNLAVTILVGGRHG, translated from the coding sequence ATGACGGTATCCCAAATGATTTTGATCCTGCTGATATCGCCTCTTCTTGCAGGGATTTTGAGCCTCGGATTTCGCACTCCGAAAATACTCCATGGCATTAACTTTGTGACGATTGTCATCCTGGCTGCCTTTCAGTTTCTGCTGACACGGGAGCTCCTGAAGAACGGTTCATTTTTTGTTTTTCATCGCTTTTTTGCTGTGGATGCCTTGTCTTTATTTGTGCTCCTGATTGTCACGTCAGTTGGATTTACCTCTTCCATTTACGCATGGTCCTATCTCAACCGCCATCTTGTTCAGGGGAATATTTCGTCTAAAAGGTTAAGCCGGTATTTTTTTCTCTTTCATATGTTTATGCTCACGATGATATTGGCGATTCTTGCCAACAACCTCGGTATTCTTTGGGTTGCCATCGAAGGGACGACTTTGGCGACGACTTTTCTCATCAATTTCTTCAAGCTCAAATCTTCACTTGAAGCGGGTTGGAAATATCTGATTCTTTGTTCGGTCGGAATCGCCCTGGCTCTTTTTGGAACCGTTCTCATGTTTCTTTCTTCCGCCCGTGCGCTGGGCGAATCCAATGCGGCGCTTGAAATATCAGAGCTCATCCGGGTAGCCGGCCAGCTTGACTCCCATGCAATTAAACTGGCCTTTATTTTTATACTGATCGGCTATGGGTCTAAAATAGGGTGGGTGCCGATGCATACCTGGGTGCCGGAGGCTTACGCTGAGGCGCCGGCGCCTGTTTCCGCCATGCTGGCGGGGGTTTTGGAGACGGTTGCTTTTTACGCGGTGTTAAGAGTCAAGACGGTTGTTGATGCGGTTGTGCCATCCGGATTTGCCGGATATCTCCTGATTTTGTTCGGGTTTCTTTCGTTTGGTGTCGCGGCCCTATTTATCCTCGTTCAGCGGGATTATAAGAAACTCTTTGCCTATTCCAGTATCGAACACATGGGTATTTCGGCGATCGGATTCGGGATCGGCAGTTTTCTCGGAAGCTTTGGAGCCCTGTTTCATCTTTTCAATCATGCCATTTCCAAATCGCTGGCTTTCTTTGCAGCAGGTAATATTCACACGTTATTTGGAACCCGAGAGATGAATAAGGTAACGGGTCTGGCGAAAAGAGATCCCGTGACGGCGCTTGCTTTCCTGGCGGCAGGATTGTCACTGGTCGGGATGCCCCCCTTTGCGATGTTTGTCAGTGAATATTCGGTGGTCGCCGCTCTGGCCACACAGATTTATCATACCGACACCTTTCACTTTGGAAAATTCATGACCCTCATCGTTTCCAATGAAGTCCGCAGTCTTGCCCTTGTATCCTTGTTTCTCCTCGTGAGCCTGATCGTATTCGGGGGATTCATGTTCCGCGTCCTGGGCATGCTTTGGGGGAACCCTTCGATATCCCCTCCAGCGGATCGTTATTTCAAAGTCGCCAATATTCCCCTCCTGATGAGTATCGCTGTGATTCTCTTCATGGGAATCGTACTTCCGCCGTCGTTGAAGGAAGTCATGAATCTTGCTGTGACGATTTTAGTCGGAGGAAGACATGGCTGA
- a CDS encoding patatin-like phospholipase family protein, giving the protein MRFGIYFCPLLIGVFLSGCVTAKKPALIQPELPSPVPKIALVLGGGAARGFAHVGVIRALEQEKIPIDMIVGTSVGSLIGSIYADTRSSFELEVIAFKLEKDDLFDFSVFSSTTGPVKGERLEKFVQNKVKKQNIEDLSIPFTAVATNLATGERIMLDRGSVGRAVRASSSIPGVFTPVIYQNMTLVDGGVVDNVAVDVARAKGADIVIAVNIGKNVINKDVTNILDITLQAVNIMSYEISKFKVLGADILIEPGVGEVGMMDFSRKEFCMRAGIDATEKMIPELRKKIEEWVVQQKTDPKNRILIKNP; this is encoded by the coding sequence ATGAGATTTGGAATTTATTTCTGTCCACTATTAATCGGAGTTTTCTTGTCGGGATGTGTAACTGCGAAGAAACCGGCGCTTATTCAACCTGAACTCCCTTCTCCTGTTCCTAAAATTGCCCTGGTATTGGGTGGAGGGGCGGCAAGGGGATTCGCCCATGTGGGTGTCATTCGTGCCCTGGAACAGGAAAAGATCCCGATCGACATGATTGTGGGGACCAGTGTGGGGAGTCTGATCGGATCGATCTATGCAGATACCCGAAGCAGTTTTGAGCTCGAAGTCATTGCTTTCAAACTTGAAAAGGATGATCTTTTCGATTTTTCGGTTTTTTCCTCGACGACCGGACCGGTAAAAGGAGAGCGTCTGGAAAAATTTGTTCAAAATAAGGTGAAGAAGCAAAATATTGAGGATCTTTCAATTCCTTTTACCGCGGTCGCCACCAATCTCGCGACGGGAGAGAGGATCATGCTGGATCGCGGGTCCGTCGGACGGGCGGTCAGGGCGAGCAGTTCAATTCCGGGCGTATTCACTCCTGTCATTTATCAAAATATGACCCTTGTTGACGGGGGGGTCGTCGATAATGTGGCCGTTGATGTTGCCCGGGCAAAAGGAGCGGATATTGTTATCGCTGTCAATATCGGCAAAAACGTCATCAATAAAGATGTAACGAATATTCTCGATATTACGTTGCAGGCTGTCAACATTATGTCGTACGAGATTTCAAAATTCAAGGTTTTAGGCGCGGATATTCTGATTGAACCGGGTGTCGGAGAGGTCGGAATGATGGACTTTAGCCGCAAAGAATTTTGTATGAGAGCCGGAATCGACGCAACAGAGAAAATGATTCCGGAATTGAGAAAAAAGATCGAAGAGTGGGTTGTTCAACAGAAAACAGATCCAAAAAACAGAATTCTCATAAAGAATCCTTAG
- a CDS encoding hydrogenase, with the protein MFRPDTGSQFVNIFSMLLLVTTFAIVSQRRLSACVDLFALQSLFLGLIAALVAYLTGIHHIYVAALLTIVIKALIIPLILKKVIEHLNVKRELVLNINIPVSLLICGALVILAFSLTQPLISLGFLLTKDSLAVALAIILIGFFTMISRKKAVSQVIGFLVIENGIFLGAIAAAYGMPLIVELGILFDVLVASIITGIFTNRIQDAFDTIDVSQFKGKKE; encoded by the coding sequence ATGTTTCGTCCGGACACCGGTTCCCAGTTTGTGAATATTTTTTCGATGCTTCTCCTGGTTACCACCTTTGCAATCGTTTCCCAGCGAAGACTTTCGGCTTGTGTGGATCTCTTTGCCCTTCAATCCCTCTTTTTGGGTTTGATTGCGGCTTTGGTCGCCTATTTAACAGGCATACACCACATTTACGTTGCGGCTCTTCTGACCATCGTGATCAAGGCGTTGATCATTCCACTCATTTTGAAAAAAGTGATTGAACATCTCAATGTGAAGCGCGAGCTGGTTCTCAACATCAATATTCCTGTTTCGCTCTTAATCTGCGGCGCGCTGGTCATCCTCGCTTTTTCTCTGACCCAGCCGCTCATTTCCCTCGGATTCCTGCTGACAAAAGATTCTCTGGCGGTCGCTCTGGCCATAATCTTAATTGGATTTTTTACCATGATTTCAAGAAAAAAGGCGGTTTCCCAGGTGATTGGATTTCTGGTCATCGAGAACGGCATTTTCCTGGGAGCGATCGCTGCCGCTTACGGCATGCCGCTGATTGTGGAGCTTGGAATTCTTTTTGATGTTCTCGTGGCATCGATCATCACCGGAATTTTTACCAACCGGATACAGGACGCGTTTGATACCATCGATGTCAGCCAATTCAAAGGAAAGAAAGAGTAG
- the hyfB gene encoding hydrogenase 4 subunit B, producing the protein MSRDPSQLTHTLFLWVIFLYGTGAILPFLFPRRPHLQNIIAHGVAWAGSVVSLILAVFALGLDTPAIFYSPSSFPLVEIQFRLDPLSAFFILLISMSGMAVSLYAFEYVRNFEGRYPVGLLGGLFNAFLLSMTLVVTADNGFLFLILWEIMSLVSYFLVVTEHEKPETRHAGFFYFIMTHFGTIFIMICFVMYYQQSGTFDFEAFRASGTGMPQAIRTLIFLTALVGFGTKAGIVPLHLWLPYAHPAAPSHISALMSGVMIKTAIYGLVRVYFDFLGNGFPWWWGFTILVIGAISALLGVMYALMEHDLKSLLAYHSVENIGIILIGIGCSMIFQSYGLKSLAALGLLAGLYHTINHAMFKGLLFLGAGSVLHSTHSRNMEEYGGLIHKMPWTALFFLIGALSISALPPTNGFVSEWMIFQSLFLSFEIPDLLMKIFLPIGGAMLALTGVLAMVCFAKAFGISFLAKARSARSKQAVEVPLLMRIGMGIMALYCVVLGLAPAWVVPLLDRVITPFTQTPVAGSMISKGGWTLEPMGAKYASISTPALTLIMLGVIPATLFLAVALGGPLRKRFYRTWGCGLKLHSGMEYTASGFVQPIRQIFSMIYRPTVKLETEMLEQSRYFAKRKRFDLSFQPVFQLYLYDPVVQFFLKLADRFRIIHAGNLHVYLAYILLTLIILLLWVR; encoded by the coding sequence GTGTCAAGAGATCCTTCGCAACTCACTCATACGCTGTTTCTGTGGGTCATCTTTCTTTACGGAACTGGCGCAATTCTTCCTTTCCTTTTTCCTCGAAGACCTCATTTACAAAATATCATTGCCCATGGCGTGGCATGGGCCGGGTCAGTTGTTTCGCTGATACTGGCCGTTTTTGCACTGGGTCTCGACACACCGGCTATATTTTATTCTCCCTCTTCATTTCCTCTGGTGGAGATTCAATTCAGGCTCGATCCTCTGTCCGCATTCTTTATTCTTCTGATCTCGATGTCGGGAATGGCGGTCTCTCTTTATGCCTTTGAATATGTCCGCAACTTTGAAGGGCGATATCCTGTGGGTCTGCTCGGAGGGCTTTTTAACGCTTTTCTTCTTTCGATGACTCTGGTGGTCACCGCGGACAATGGTTTTCTTTTTCTTATTCTTTGGGAAATCATGTCGCTCGTCTCTTATTTTTTGGTGGTCACAGAGCATGAAAAGCCCGAGACGCGCCATGCCGGATTCTTTTATTTCATCATGACGCATTTCGGGACAATTTTTATTATGATTTGTTTCGTCATGTATTATCAGCAGAGCGGCACTTTTGACTTTGAGGCCTTTCGGGCTTCCGGAACGGGCATGCCACAGGCAATTCGGACTCTGATATTTCTAACCGCACTCGTTGGATTTGGAACCAAGGCCGGGATTGTCCCATTACATCTTTGGCTCCCTTATGCGCATCCTGCCGCCCCATCTCATATCTCTGCGCTGATGTCCGGCGTGATGATCAAGACTGCGATTTATGGACTCGTGAGGGTCTATTTTGACTTTCTCGGAAATGGTTTCCCCTGGTGGTGGGGATTTACTATCCTGGTTATCGGAGCGATTTCAGCTCTGCTGGGGGTCATGTATGCGCTGATGGAACATGATCTGAAAAGCCTGCTCGCCTATCACAGCGTCGAAAATATCGGAATCATCCTGATTGGCATAGGATGCAGTATGATTTTTCAATCCTACGGCCTAAAAAGCCTTGCTGCGCTGGGACTTTTGGCGGGCTTGTATCACACCATCAATCATGCCATGTTTAAAGGCCTGCTTTTTCTGGGAGCAGGATCCGTCCTGCACAGTACCCACAGCCGGAATATGGAGGAATATGGCGGCCTGATTCACAAAATGCCCTGGACAGCCCTCTTTTTCCTCATCGGGGCGCTCTCCATTTCAGCCCTCCCTCCGACGAACGGATTTGTCAGTGAATGGATGATTTTTCAGTCACTTTTCCTAAGTTTTGAAATTCCCGATCTCCTGATGAAAATCTTCTTGCCGATTGGCGGGGCGATGCTCGCCCTCACAGGGGTCCTGGCCATGGTCTGCTTTGCAAAGGCGTTTGGAATCAGTTTTCTGGCAAAGGCACGAAGCGCCCGTTCAAAGCAAGCCGTCGAAGTGCCTCTTCTGATGCGAATCGGTATGGGAATCATGGCTCTGTATTGCGTGGTTCTTGGACTCGCTCCTGCCTGGGTGGTTCCGTTACTGGATCGCGTAATTACCCCTTTCACTCAAACGCCCGTTGCAGGGAGTATGATTTCAAAAGGCGGATGGACACTGGAGCCGATGGGAGCGAAATATGCGAGTATTTCCACGCCCGCATTGACGCTGATCATGTTAGGCGTGATTCCGGCGACTCTTTTCCTCGCGGTGGCGCTCGGGGGACCTCTTCGAAAACGATTCTACCGAACCTGGGGATGCGGATTAAAACTTCATTCGGGGATGGAGTATACGGCAAGCGGGTTTGTCCAGCCGATTCGCCAGATTTTCAGCATGATTTATCGCCCGACGGTAAAACTTGAAACGGAAATGCTGGAACAATCCCGATATTTCGCAAAACGAAAAAGATTTGATCTGAGTTTTCAGCCGGTCTTCCAGCTGTATCTATATGATCCGGTTGTCCAGTTTTTTCTGAAGCTGGCAGACCGCTTTCGCATCATTCATGCCGGAAATCTTCATGTTTATCTGGCGTATATCTTGCTCACCCTTATCATTCTCCTTTTATGGGTGAGATAA
- a CDS encoding phosphoglucosamine mutase: MKKIFGTDGIRGIANVEPMTCETITKLGRAAAYIFKIKKGRHRIVIGKDTRLSGYMLESALTAGICSMGVDVLLVGPMPTPAIALITRSLRADAGVVISASHNPFEDNGIKFFSPEGLKLPDEMERQIENLLESGEIDSIRPTAAEIGKAFRIDDARGRYIEFVKNSVPKGMDFQGLKIVIDCAHGAAYKVTPSVFRELGAEIIVIGDNPDGTNINKECGSLYPDKIQKLVKEHGADIGIAHDGDADRVIFSDHRGEIVDGDQVMAACALELKKNGLLKQNTVVATVMSNLGLEVVLKKSGIQLIRTPVGDRYVLEKMIKGGYNFGGEQSGHIIFLDYNTTGDGLITALQVVSLMKKSGKPLAELASCMTLYPQVLVNVKVAERKELSEIHGFLNHLSVVEGKLGERGRVLVRYSGTEPLIRIMIEGEEKRAIDSMANDLAETIRKGF, from the coding sequence ATGAAAAAAATATTTGGAACCGATGGAATCCGCGGAATCGCCAATGTGGAGCCGATGACCTGCGAAACCATTACAAAATTGGGTCGGGCGGCTGCCTACATTTTCAAGATTAAGAAAGGGCGGCACCGGATCGTCATCGGAAAGGATACCCGTTTGTCCGGATACATGCTGGAAAGTGCCTTGACAGCAGGAATCTGTTCTATGGGCGTAGATGTTCTCCTGGTGGGTCCGATGCCGACACCCGCGATTGCACTCATTACGCGAAGTCTGAGGGCGGATGCGGGAGTCGTCATCTCGGCCTCTCATAATCCCTTTGAAGATAACGGAATCAAGTTTTTCTCTCCAGAAGGTTTGAAACTGCCGGATGAAATGGAGCGGCAGATCGAAAATCTCCTCGAAAGTGGCGAGATCGACTCGATTCGTCCGACCGCGGCAGAAATCGGAAAGGCATTTCGAATCGATGATGCCCGGGGAAGATATATCGAGTTTGTCAAAAACTCGGTTCCGAAAGGGATGGATTTTCAAGGATTAAAGATCGTGATCGATTGTGCCCATGGCGCGGCTTACAAGGTGACCCCATCGGTTTTCAGGGAATTGGGTGCCGAAATCATCGTGATCGGCGACAATCCGGATGGCACGAATATCAATAAAGAGTGCGGTTCCCTCTATCCGGACAAAATTCAAAAATTGGTTAAGGAACATGGCGCCGATATCGGCATTGCGCATGACGGCGATGCCGACAGGGTTATTTTTTCGGATCATCGGGGCGAGATCGTCGACGGCGACCAGGTTATGGCTGCCTGTGCGCTGGAGTTAAAAAAGAACGGTTTATTGAAACAAAACACGGTTGTCGCAACAGTCATGAGCAATTTGGGGCTGGAAGTGGTTCTCAAGAAGTCGGGTATTCAATTGATCAGGACCCCGGTGGGCGATCGCTACGTTCTGGAGAAGATGATTAAAGGGGGATATAACTTCGGGGGAGAACAGTCGGGACATATTATATTTCTTGACTACAATACGACCGGTGACGGTTTAATCACAGCGCTTCAGGTGGTGTCACTGATGAAGAAAAGCGGAAAACCACTGGCGGAGTTGGCCTCGTGTATGACGCTCTATCCGCAGGTGCTGGTGAATGTAAAAGTTGCAGAGAGAAAGGAATTGAGCGAGATTCACGGGTTCTTGAATCATCTTTCGGTGGTAGAAGGGAAGCTGGGGGAAAGGGGCCGCGTCCTCGTCCGATACTCCGGAACCGAGCCGCTCATCCGGATCATGATAGAAGGAGAAGAAAAAAGAGCGATTGATTCGATGGCGAATGATCTTGCAGAAACGATCAGGAAAGGATTTTAG
- a CDS encoding YqhA family protein: MNRLEWLFENLLWKSRYIVLTAVVSSLVSSFILFFFATGEVFGMLGKVVSKYVFARSEQVVTHMPDEFHNDLVSTVIGAVDDYLLATVLLIFALGLYELFISKIDHAEKDAQYGSRILLIKNLDDLKDRLAKVILMILIVTFFKNVIHATFEQPLHILYLGGGILFVALALYFTHRSNVSERP, from the coding sequence ATGAATCGACTCGAGTGGCTATTTGAGAATTTATTATGGAAAAGCCGGTATATCGTCTTGACAGCGGTTGTTTCGAGCCTGGTTTCCTCTTTTATTTTATTTTTCTTTGCGACAGGCGAAGTCTTTGGAATGTTGGGAAAAGTCGTTTCAAAATATGTCTTTGCCCGAAGTGAGCAGGTCGTGACGCACATGCCGGATGAATTTCACAATGACCTCGTGAGCACGGTTATCGGGGCGGTGGATGATTATCTACTCGCGACGGTATTACTCATTTTTGCCCTGGGCTTATATGAGTTGTTTATCAGCAAGATCGATCACGCCGAGAAAGATGCGCAGTATGGTTCCAGAATCCTTTTGATCAAGAACCTGGATGATTTAAAAGATCGCCTGGCAAAAGTAATATTGATGATATTGATCGTGACTTTTTTTAAGAATGTGATTCATGCCACTTTTGAGCAGCCCCTTCATATTCTCTATTTGGGAGGAGGCATCCTGTTTGTTGCCTTGGCCCTTTATTTTACACATCGTTCTAACGTTTCGGAGAGACCGTAG